TACCTGAGGCAATTGAACGCGTACGGAGGATACCGGGACGACTTTCTCGATTCGCTCGGCACTTCGATCGACAACAGGATCAACCTTATCAGGTCCTCCATCGAGCTGGCGATGACGAACACATCGTCGGATTCCGCTCAGATCCTGCTGACGGGCGAAGGGAAGACCTTGATGGAATCGATCCGCGCGACGATCCTTGAGCTCGTGAAAGAGAGGCGCAATTCCCGCGACGACAGCTACCGTGCTCTTGGGAATGTGAATGGGGAAATTACCGTTCTCTACGACACCGCCCTCGCGGCCATCATTGTGTTCACAATCGGCTTGACCGCCGCGACCTACTATTATTTCAAGAAGCTCAACAGCATTGAAGAAGGGCTGCGATGGGAGTTGTTCCAGGCCCGTCAGCAGGTTCAGCATGCCACCTCACGTTATCAGGATTTGAGAACCGAGATGAAAGACAAACTCAAGCCGGATGACGGAGGAGAGCAAGAGAACTGATAACCCGCCATTCTCTCCCCAAAAATTCCTTCCCCGTTAATTTTTTTTTGCGTATTTTGTCGTTGTGAATTCATGGTTGAGATCTCCCAACGGAGCATTTCGGGACGCGGCATTGTTATGGAAGAAAACAACAAACGGCTGATTATTTTCCTGACAGGATTTATGGGAAGCGGGAAAAGCACGATCGGTCCGATCCTGGCGAATACGATCGGATACAATTTCGTCGACCTCGACCTGTATATCGAACAGAAGAAGAAGCGGAAGATCGGCGACATCTTCAAAGAAGAAGGGGAGCAGGCATTCAGGGAAATGGAGCGGTCGTTCCTGCGGGAAGTTGCCGGAACGCCGCGCACCGTCGTTTCGCTGGGAGGCGGGACGATTACGGACCAGGAATCGCTTGATCTTGTCAAGGATTCCGGGGTTCTCGTATATCTCAAAGCCGATCCGCAATACATCTATAAGCGGCTCCGGACAAAAAGCGATCGTCCCATGCTCCGCACCCCCGAAGGGGAGCTGATGGATGCCGAGCAGCTTCAGGTCCGCATTGAAGAACTGTTAACGAAAAGGAAGGATTATTACGAACAGG
The Bacteroidota bacterium genome window above contains:
- a CDS encoding CHASE3 domain-containing protein translates to MGRKFKRFLFASYAAAFLLFFGLQYCMKSALADVAGYTAALSHDHEVMMSMQDILMSLQQAESNRRGYILTKNQDFIRDYNSAVKSVQESFTYLRQLNAYGGYRDDFLDSLGTSIDNRINLIRSSIELAMTNTSSDSAQILLTGEGKTLMESIRATILELVKERRNSRDDSYRALGNVNGEITVLYDTALAAIIVFTIGLTAATYYYFKKLNSIEEGLRWELFQARQQVQHATSRYQDLRTEMKDKLKPDDGGEQEN
- a CDS encoding shikimate kinase; the protein is MVEISQRSISGRGIVMEENNKRLIIFLTGFMGSGKSTIGPILANTIGYNFVDLDLYIEQKKKRKIGDIFKEEGEQAFREMERSFLREVAGTPRTVVSLGGGTITDQESLDLVKDSGVLVYLKADPQYIYKRLRTKSDRPMLRTPEGELMDAEQLQVRIEELLTKRKDYYEQAHVVIHTDDKKIGNTIDELVKILRHYIDD